GATCATGCATCAACTCCTATATTTCCTCATCAAGTTTTAAAGAGAAATGGAATGAACATTGCATGACTACTTCATTGAATGTTAGAGTCTTTATACTAATTAGAACTGTAGGAAAAATCTTGGTAGCAATGGGATTGCTATCCTTATAAACTGAAGTCCTAACTCCTAAGGACAATGATGAGATCAAAAGCTGAATGTCTCTATAGCTTTCCTGTATACTAAGATTGATTATCAATATCATGGTGACCCATACATCACTAACATATATTAGAGATCCTTAAGGTAGAAGAGAAAGCTTACTGTAGAGCATGTCAAGATTATGATACAATAAAATCTCTACAGATGGTCTAGGGATATGATGCATGAGCTACTTTAGGAAATAAAATTTCATGttagaaaattttttaagtttCTTTGTGTCCTTTTTTTTCATTAGAAAAGCACTAGGGGTCTCTCAATAGGACAGACATGAGCCCAGTAGTACAAACTCTCATTTGGAAACTTACTGATAtttgagaaaattcatgaaaGCAGGTTTAAAGTATAGGTATGAGGGGGAATCTCATTGCTTCCTCCATTTCATTCAAAAAAAGTATAGGTACCAGTATGTTACAGTACCATATCTTCATATGGTATGCTGTTGCTGGCGGTACAGAAGAATTAAGAGGCCATACCAACATGGTACAGTATGATATCAAGGGTCTACTGGTACCAATACTTTGCCAGTATGCTGCAGCCAGTATGCACGGTATGTCAATCCATGAATGAAAGTCTATATTCTCAAGCTTTTGAAAAAGTCTCAATAGGTTTATCTGGGAAGTTATGACAGAGTCACCTTAATGGATGACTTTTTCTAGCTCATGTGGTTTCTCAATATGTTCTGTTTCAAAAAAGCTTTTTCCTCATGTATCATTTTGATTGCTTTATGTTAGATTCtatcaaaataaaaatcaatttgAAAATATTGCACCTAGAGGCAGGTAAAATATCGAAGATTAGCAATAGCACATAGTTTAATTTTGAGATCATCTTTCAGCAGCActtattagtacttaaattctcATATCAACTCTGGTCTTTGTGTGCTGATTCACTTAATTCATTTTATTTTGAGCTATAATATAACAAGCATGCATTTCATGTGTTCATAAAAATAGAACGACACAACTATATATATTGATAAGTGATAACATTACCAATATTTTGCATATATGATTCAGTTCATTGTTGATATTTGCATAAAGCAAGTGGGTTCAATTTTTTGATATAGACACACTAAGCTTGAACTGAGTTTGTATATATTTACTTTCTGCTGATCAAGAAATTACTAAAATGATGAGGTGAGAGCATGAGGTAAAAATCTGAGAGCATGAGGTAGAGCCATTTATATTATTTGATAAGCTGGCTAAACATTTAGGGAAAAGAGCGAGCCATTCCGCAATTAGCAGGAATGCTTCAAGGAGAATATATCTTCATTTATTATGTTAGATATGCAATGAAAAGCAGACTATCATGGTATCTGTCTATGACAAATCCAATGTGCTGCATTAATAAATGATTAAACATAAGAAATTAAAGATGACGCACCTTCTCTATAGCTATCCAAGAAGAGTTATTCCTTTTGTGGGGCTTCGCAAAGACAGGTTGAGAATGGATTGCCCACAAATCCTCCGGTCTCTGAAAGTAATATTTCAATATTTGGGTCATAAAGCATACATCTTTAAGTAAAAAACAAAATCTTCAAATGTCAAGCACATACCCAGATTAGTGTAGTTGTGCAATGTAAAGATTTAAATAGAGCAACTACCAATGATAGTCTGTGCTAAACTTAAAGATGGTAAAACAGGATATGCTTTCTTCAGTATCTTGTAGATCCCATGTTCAATGAAGGCATACATTCTGAATAGCAAGGTGGGGTAAAACTGCTCTGGTACTACCTAGATTCAGCAGTTTTGACGAGAAATAATCAGTTCTGGTCTTGGTGGGTTGATGTTCCTTTAGCAGACAACAAATTGTTTCAAGTTATTAAGCTCCAATGGAAACATAGAGTTCTCCTACATTTCTTCAAGGGAGTTTAGAAATGTTCTGTGGTCTTCTTATGaacatccaagaagccaaaatcATCACTTGTTTTTTAGGTTCTCTTTGATGGTTGCCTTTTATTATTTAGTCACCTTAGCTTGTGGCCCTTGTCCCCTCATTATTGCATGATGACCTCTTCCTATCATATTGATCAACAAACCAGTAGATATCCATTTATTTGTCCTTGAATCTCCAGCTGTCAAACCACTCCTTAGAACTAGTTGCCTTTAGGGATCTATGTGCTGTCTAAAATAGCCCATTAGTATTAGCTTTTCATGACCACCAGTGGGTTGCATAAATTCATGCCTAGTAACTACCTATCCAACACTTCACAAGCCATCTGCATCTTCTTTCTTTGAGGCAAAGGAGGAGACTAGCTCCACCTGCTTCATTCTGAAAATGAAGGAGAAGAAAGATTTCCTATTTCCTAAGCAAGGTGCTTAGGAGCAAAGAGAAAAGAAACAACATTATAGAAGAGAGTGTAGAGAAACTTGAGCAGTTGATGGATGAAACCATGACCAGCCAGGAGCTGAAGAGTTAGAAGAGTTCAAATAGTCAGTTGCTTCAGCAAAGCGTAACTGCCTCGTCTCAATCTATCATTTCTAAATTGGCAGCCAAGGAAATCCACCTTCATAGTTTTACATTTCATTTGCTCCTCCAACATATGGCTATTATACATGCTTTCTTCCCCAAATACCTACGTAGGTCTTTTCTCTGATTGATGTTTTTAACTCCACCTAATGAACTTATGAAGATCAAGGAAGACCATGCAATTATCATAACTCACTATCTATGTATACCAGCTGGACTCTCATGTTAGTAAAGGGAGATAATTCagcttcaaaatttttaatttggttACATTTAAAAGACCATTTCAGCCTTCATGGTCCATAGATGTCATATTTTATGCATAGTCAACATAATTGTGAAGCGTTCCTTACACAAAGAGACAGAGATATAATAGTACTTATTCTTCTTAATCATAATCTATGATAGTCCTACACAGGGTGACACCATGATCGACTTAAATTCCATCCAAGAACCAAGCCTTGACCCAGCTATTTGGTTTTGGCTTTACGTATCCTTATTCATTAGTTCTTTCTAATAAGTGATAACTCTAGTTTTACTACAGATTTTTCAATACTCACAGCTTCCCTCCATGTTCGTTTAGGTGTTCCTTTCCTTTACATTCCCAAAAATTTCACACTGCTTGATGGTCATGCCATATTGCCATTCACTTTCTTTGCAGAATTTTCAATCCTTTACCCTTGCTGATCGCAGAAATAGCTAGGCAGGTTATATTAGACATACACTTTCCATCATTATTGATAGCAAGAAGTACGTACTAGCAAAAACTCTCAGACATCACCAAAAAATCTGGAGGTAATTTGATATTTTGTATTGCATATAAAACTAGGAAACCTATATTTGTCACTTAACTGTAGACTGAGTACTCTATATTTTCTTACAAACAGCCAATTGACAAGTTCAGCCTTCTCCTGACGTAATCATACTGATCTTTTGCTAAGTTGTACCCAGTGAAAAAAAACACCTTTCAAAAGACTGGTTCAGACGCCAGAAAACTGAGACCTCACAGCTGCAGGCTTATATCTGGTGTTCAGTTTGAATAACATAGTTATTCATCACATTTTATAGCATTGTAGATTAGAGCAATTCCAAAGACATGCCTGTGTTGTTTCAAGTGGTTTAGTTTTCTTCTAGATATGAGCATATTTTTTATTACTTGAACAGCATAAGATTTAACAATTAGTAAATCATTTTCCAAACATTGCTTGCTCATCTTATTACAACCAAGGTTTTACGTCCCAATGGGATGGGGGGTGTCTTGGCCGACCCGTTCCATTCTTGTGAGAAAATGGATCGGAACAGGGACGAGACTCCGAAACCTATCTatacaaggagaagaagaaagagagaaaaagaaaggagaatgaagaaaggaaaaaagtgaaagaaaaaaaaaaaaaaaaataaagaaaataaagaagaaaaggaagaaaggaaaaagaaagaataagaaaaaagaaaaaaaaaagaaaggaagggataagaaaatgaaacaaaaagaaaagaaaagaaaggaagatagaagaaaaagaaaataaagaaggaagaaaagaaaaaaaagaaaaagaaagaaaagaaggtagaaaagaaaaatgaaaaaaatgaaaaaaaaaagacatctaTCAGGATATGACTGGAACATCTATCGGGACGGGACGGGATGAGACAGTAAGGCATTCCTTTTATAGAGATATCGAGATACCTCAGTCCCACGGGATTGAAAACCTTGATTAcaacaaaattaaaaataagtgGACATGAGCATCAAGAAAATGAAAGTCTTTCTGCTCTCGGCCTGtacaaatagaaaaataattaaaaatgtaCCTTACCAAGTTGGCATCAGGAAGCTCTCTGACAGCTTCATCAACATTCTCTGCTGTAGCTTTAACCTGGGTAAGAAGTTACAAGGTGGATTACATGGTAAAACATTACACCTCCTTTTACAGTACTAGAGCAATAAATATGAGAAAATAGTTGTCAGGTGAAAACAAAAATTTGCTTAAGAACatgaaaatcaaaatcaaaactcATCATTTTCCACGTCATATGAATGTTAGACTACTGAACAGTAGCTAAATGTTATTTATATGACAGAAATTTAAGAAAACTTGGTTGATAAGCACAATACAATATATTAGCATCTAGTATTAAACAAGTTTGTATTACTTATATACAATAGTTGAGATCTGTACAAATGAGTGGTACAAAATTAATTAGTCTAGTTTCATAACTAAGATTCATagagtcaaaatatattgaataaAGAATTTTCCTTAAACTTGGCATATTTTCTCCTCAAATGCCCAAACTCAACCAACTGCAGCACAttcaagaataatttttggttaGACTTATCCTATGAAAGGTTTGAATTTTCTCATTGTATAAACATATAGCACCAACTTTATGTAGATTCAGTGGATCAATATCTAATGTGTTTTATCTCTCAATAAGGAAGAAAAGGAAACTCAAGTCTCTGAAAGGTGGAGGAAAAGAAGGTTATAGCTTTGATTAGCAACTTCTAAAGTATGATACATAAATATGCAATACTCTTCAAGAGATGTAACATCATGGATAATTGTCATTTCCTAGAATTATAACCTGCAAGTGAATAAAAGAATTAAGTGGGCAAGACATGACTTTAACAAGTTTGCATAACTGTGCAATCCACCCCCCTCACCCCTAACATGGAACAGTTGTAGAATGATTCATCATTCATACATCCTATGTAAACAATGCCCAGAAGTATGCAGGTATTCAAAGGAAGTGGTTTACTATTTACCAGCTTAGAACTTTCTATCTCTGTCATCTCTGAGAGGCGATTTCGAAGGGGTTCAACATGACCGCTTCCATCTAGTTGCACGCCAATGAAGTATTGAAGCTCACCCTAACAATATTGGGACCAATCATGAACTGGAAAATCtccattttttttgtaaaatagaACTTGTTATCACAGACAATGATAGTCCAAAGAAAGGATATTTTCTGTTACCTTTTGATCACGCATGGGTTGCAAGTGGAATAAGTTCCAAAATTTCTTTCCTGCATCAAGTGCACCAACAGTGAGAACTAGTACTTCCAGGATTCTGACCAATGTTACTTAAAGAAGCATTAATTTGTAAATTTGtaactatggattttgtaacataTAAACCCACTTAAACAACTCCTAAACTAAATAGGAGACATGGCAAACACTTCCTAAAATAAACTTGACCATCTACGAATCTTGATTTAGCACAAAAACCACTGAAGAACTTCTCTTATTTGACTCAAACTCAATTCTAATCCCATACTGGAAATTCATGCAAGCTGTTGACCATCGTAATGTAAACACTAACTAAAACTCAAAATTAGAAAATATTTAGGACTCAAAGGCAGCTTCAAACAAGCACCCATCTGCCTCAAATACACATGTATAGCTCAAGTAGTCTCTATAAAGGCCGCTGTCTTGTGAGTCCCCAAAAATTGACTATATTTTAGTTCAAATAAGAATTATTGTTTGTATCCATATGGATCCCATTCATTTCAGCGTACACCTTACTAGTTAGCAGCAAAGTTGCAACTTATTATCTCAGTCAAACATTGAAattataaaaaagaagaaaaactgcATAAGTTGCTATTTGGAAGGTTATCAAATTTGATGCACTACTTTAGGTCAGTTTTTGCATTATTAAAATCAAAGCCAAACCTTAAATAGATTAGAAAGTACTTATATACCACTCTTTGTATAATTAATTAGTTGGACAGTGATTTCCCGTTGTTCTCTTATAGCATCTCTTATCTTTGCAACAGTTCCTTGATCTGTTTCGGGTCCTTGAAGAAACCTGGAATACCATATGAAGATTATTGCTGGAGTGCATATAGTAATCACATATCAAACTACTGACAAAATGCCAAGCGAGATAATGTCATAGTAGACATATAGACGTGCTCATATTCTAAACTTGCAATTAAAGTTTAGATGAAACTATGATAGCAAATGAACTATATGATCAACTTTGTGATAGGATATGACAACTATGAAAAAAATACATTTACTTTccttatattaaaaatatggtTTTCATGGCAGTGAGAGAAGTGTTAATAGCATGAAATTTCATGAAGGAAAGAATTAATAATTAGAGTATAGGCCTATAGCATTGTAAACTTATATCAAAATTGATCAACTACAAGCAAACTAACATGCTAAGTGTGTCTTCTATCTTAGAAAACTATCACTTTGACAACATAACTCTTTCTAAAAACTATCACAAAAGGTATAGATAGTGATGCTATAAACATTATAATGGCTAGAGCTTCTAGGTTTTGGTGTTTACTGCAAATTCCATAACTGCTTTAAAGTATGTGAATGACAGAAGAAACGGATCTCTCTTCAGTGAATGAAAATTTCCTTGTTCATTAAATAGCTCCATATCTCAATAATTGCTTGACCACCACGTTCTATGTCCAAGGGGGCAAGGACTAACTAATCTATTCACCTATGATGTCACATTTCTTGAATATCTTCAATAAAAAATAGCCAGATGCCTAACTAATTTGCTTGTTGCCTGTAAAAAGTCCATCTATGTTTCATTCTTTTATGGAATTATGTATGAACTCTCAAACTATGCTCCAATTTGTTCTGCTTACCTCTCACTCACAGGCACTCAATCTTATCGGCACAATGGTTAGATCTAATGGTATATATTTtccttatgaaaaattttatttagggtataaataaaaaataaccaTAGACATCTATAATCATCATATTTTGTAAGAAGACTAGACAACATCATCAACATGCATGATTTATTAGGATTAAAAGGAGGCATGTGCCTAAAGTTGATCAATAGGTTACCTGGTGAGCCTAGACAGAAGCAAATCTTATGATATCATACGCTACATTATACACACACAAACAGATACATACATATTCATACATGTATACAAGATACATCATCTCGATACTGGGCTTGTACTAGTGCCACCCTATCACTGTGTTGGTACATTTGTATAGGAACTAGTTCGGCATACCGAATGTCAGTACACCCCCCATACCATGTGCCAATACCAACCCGATACGATATGGTATGCTCCATACCTTCCAGTACGATATAGTACGATGTACCTTGTATATATAGTAACTACTTAGAGAAGAagctaatgatttaaaattaataaaagactcacaaaatttaaaatccaaataGTTAAACATAATCTATATGATAAAGTATCTAGAAACCAAAATTCCTATATTTCGATGGTCTTTAACCTAATCATCAAGTGTCAGAATGGATAGTTTTAGTAGCATGATGCTATGTTTTACTATGATATAGTCATCTAAACCTTACAAACTTAACTCTACCCATGTTTTAAGAGTGTAGATCATGATCCATAAAATGGATTTTCAATTTAAGTGCCCTATCATGTATTTTACCATGCTAGTGCAATCGATACCATTCATTTATGTACCAacttgatgcataggttagagACCAACAAAATATATGAATTTTGATTTCTAGGCACTTTTTATAGTATAGATCATGTTTACTggtttggattatcaatttgaatgGTGTATCATTGATTTTAAAACCATTACATTTTTCACAAGGAGTTAACATAAAATGTATGGTGcaactctctctctatatatgtatgtgtgtgtatatatatgcttGATATCACGAAATTTTCTAGCCATGTTACTTAAGCACAAACTGTGTTGACAAAAGTAAACGATTGCTCCAAGCATTGGCAGAATCTCCCCCCATATGAATCAGGGCCATCTGCAACTATCAACTTTACTAAGAGATCATCTAGGCTTCCCTAGCATTggctttcatgattttttttatttgttattattattatttttgttagCTTAGGTTCTTGCAGTATAGCAATACTTTTGCAAAGAATTATACCAATCACAGTTAAAAAGAAAATACAACATATGTCTCTCTTTGGTTAGAAAATGTTCTATCACTTTTTTATGGAAGACTAAAATTTCATATTGTGTTACAAGATTTTGCTAGACACCACTTGTGTAAAGAGCGTTTACCCTTCCACAAATTGGGACATTTCTTTTGAGCAAATAATCTAGTGGGACTTTGGAAAACCAAAAGTGAAATTCACAATATCAAACGGATCAAGAATCAATAGCACTACTGTAATAGATTAAGATTCACAGAGGTTTGCATTTTTCCATACCGGCAGTTTCTTCCTAAAATTTCTTCCCGTGAATATTCTGTCAGTTCAAGAAAGCTATCAGATGCAAATATCTGCAGAGCATAACACCAAGCATGATTTAGCCTTTTTTGGTCTAGAAAACAAAACAAGACATAAGCTTTCAGTGGACATTATCATTTACATATACTttaaataaaattagaaaattatgGGAATCATAATGTTAAATGGTTATTGTGTACTAAACTGATGAAGCATAGAGCATCTGTCAGCTTGCTGTCATAAGTTGCTTTAGATGAACAACTTAAGGAGATTATTGTCCCTCTATTTTAAACACGACTCAACCAAATGCACTTTTAAGGTTAGCTCAAGCATCACCAAATGAATCCAGAGCAAAAACACTCAAACAGAACAGTTGAATTTGAATTAAGTGCTGATGAGATTGGTGAGCAACAATATGTGAAAATGTATATGATGGCTGATGCATTCAAAAGTACATGCATATACTTACATCtgggtatgcatgtatgtactcatgtattcatgcatacatttgCACATGTGCATGAGTAGCTTATATCCCTCTAATTATGACACTATGGATAATATCAGATTATCTTTTGCCAACTTGATCTTACTATTGGATTATCAGGAAGTCTAGgatctgttataacaaaattcttttcaatgcgCTCCAATGTTGTAGCCAAATCAATTCCTTGTCgtatatctttttctctttccacATGATCCCAGCTTTCTGTGCGTTGAACTTCTTTTGTCATTAAAATCTCTGGCTCGACAAGAGATTCACGCTTTTCTACAGAACTCCGCTTTCTTCCTTTAAACCTGCAAACAACTGGGTGTTTTATCAAATATGCCAAATGTTGCTGCTTGTGTATTAGGAAACATTTGGCACATTATAGTTACAGCTTACACTAGATGGATGTAAAGGAGAGAAACAGAAACTCTTAAAGATAAACTGAAAATAGAGGAAAGAAGATTTTTTATCATTTAGAAGCATACAACAGAAGAAAAAAAGTTGAAGTGAGCGGTGTGGTATGATGACAGCATGCTTGCTGATGATATTGACTGGTAGTTGGTAGTTCCAGTGGCATTGATGGTCTTGTAGGTGATGATGGTGATGACACCATTAGTGCAGGTAGTGGTGGTTCTTGTGGTAGTAGAATTGGAGTATCAGCAGTGATAGCTGCAGTGGTGATAGTGGCAATAGTATTAGCAGCATTACCAGCATCAACAAAGGTGCTGGTGAGAGTTGGTGGTAGCAGAGGTGATGGCAGTTTGATTCATGGAACTGGGGGCATCAATGATCATGAGGATGGTGGCAGAGCCAGTGGTGCTGGTAATAATGGTCAATTAGTCACTACATGGTGATTTTTTCACTGACAATGGTAGTGTTCAAGGGATACTGGATACCAAAGATCTCTTAATATTCCTTTTCTTTTATGTAGATCTCTAGATATTCCTTTAGTTCTAATAGTTGATGTCCTATCACAATTGCACCTAATTTGAGATGTTACTTAAAATTTAGTGTCTTTTTTCTCCCTGCAACCAAGCAGTGGGAAGTAGGTTTCCCTtttggtttcttttcttttctcttttttacaCCACAAACAAACCTGAAACTAGTTGAAAACACTCCTTTAGATCTTCTCCTGTATTAAGCTCAGCTATCTGTCATAGTGAAGTTTGGAGGATAGAGAAGGAGTATCCTGGTCTTCTAAACGTTTTTGAACTTGAAAAAAGCAGGAAATTTGGTTTGCAGACCTCTAGATAAGTTACAAGGACTATTTGTTCATTAGTCTAATGTTTATGGTAGATTTTCATATTTAGAAAGTTTAGTTTTCTTCCCCATTACTGTTACTTTTAAGTTTTCACTCTGCAAGTGATGGAAATTACCTTTAACCATTATTGTTTTCAGTTATTTATAATTGTGGAGACAAGTTGGAAATTTACTCTCAGTTCTTTCCATGGAATAGAAGCTTATGAGTTCAGGATtttttctgtttaatatatatatatatttttatcaatCTTCTTTAGGGAGTGCATTCCAAGTAACCAGTTCTCCTCCTGCATATCTAGACCGATGTGGAAAGATGGAAATAACTTCATTTATATAGAAGAAAAACCATTTGATATCTTTTCATCAATCTTCCTTAGAGCTTGTTCCAAGAAAATCCAATCCCCCACCCCTTGCAATATCTAGTCTGATGTGGAAAGATGAAAATAATGGCTGCCATGTAAGTTGATATGAAATTCTGCATCTCACGCCTTATTCTTAAATTTTCAATACACTAATGAAGTGAtcctttttcattttttcccCTTTTGACACTCTTGAAGCTAAAAAATGATGAACTCACCCTATTAAGGAAGAACGGCCTGATTTTCTAATGCTCATTCCTGGTGACTCGCTTTTGGCATCCTGTAGAGAAGTCAGTCTACCTGGTGACTTGAGATTTTTAATGTCTGAAGACTTTTGAAGTGGAGAGTCAACATAGAACTTTTCATGCTCATCAAGCTTGACAGCAAACTCATCTGCAGCTTGTGAGTGAGAGCGGGGATGCTTCACAGTCTGGACAACCTCTGTAATAGACGATAAGGCCTTCTCTTTCTGTCGTGCTGATGCAAAAAATTGTCATACTCAGCAGcttcaatattttaaatatttagaatGTATTTGATGGGTCTGCTCACCATCATAATGGATTAATGACACTGGCAAAGCATTTGGACGCAATGTTTTGTCATTTAGACCTTCTGTATATTTGCTGACCTCAACTTGCATTCTGAAATATTACATCTAAATGATTCAGACATGTTGGTAGAAAGGTATGTAGAAAAGTGTAGAAAGGTATGTAAAGAAGTCATCTCTGAAACAACATATGTCTCAGCTAGATAGTCTATTTAAAATTTAAGGCAACAATAAGATCAAAGGAGGACCTAGAATACTTCAAAATGCAACACAAATAAATTTGAGAAACATTATTGAAAAGCATCTGTTCGATGAGATCTTGCATGCAGATGATTGACAAGCAGGTTATGTTTTATGGTATCCGATATGAAAGTTGGCATTGGTCATAGATGATTGGAAAGTTCACAACTGATATCTGAATATCTGAAAGTCTACTCACCATGACCTTATAGATTCTAGTGATAATTGGACATTAGGTGCAATAAACTTAATCCTTGCATAGATGCAGACTTAAAAACTATTCAGCATTTGGCCTCTGTGAGCTTCTAGTGTTTGCTAAATAATATCAAGGGCTTCTTGAAGCTACAGTAATGGAATTAATTCTTAGCAGGTATGTGACAGCACATTTCAGTATGGGTTGCAGTTTGTCAAGCAAGTGAAAACTATCAGAAATGCATTAGTTACACGAGAAATAACCTCACCCTATAAATTTGATAACCTTCCCATGGTCATCTTTTATGGGTGTCACTGTGAGAAGGTTCCAAAATGGCGTGCCATCCTTCTTGTAGTTCAAGAGCCGCCCACAGTAGCTTTTTCCTGTCCTTACagcttctctgatttttgcaacttcCATCTTGTCTGTATCTGGTCCCTGAAGAAACCgactgaaaaaaaaagaaaaaagagaaaaagaaaagaatgcatgAACATAGTAGAATTGATAATGCTAGGTGCACTTGATTCGACCATACAATTGATGAGTTAGTTATTTGCATGAAGTGTTACTTCATATCAAAACATTTTACTTTGTTATAGCACAAAAATGCTAGTCATGACTCCAACGATATAAACTGCCTATCTATGCAATAAACCTATGATGATATCAGTACATTCACCTCCTCATCCCATCCCCCAAATCACCACCACCACCCcactccccccccccccacccgccccccccccccccccttctgCACAAACCACCCccacaaaaataaaaatcaaaaaacaaaataaatgaatgaatgaaatATTGCCAAAGGTTCAAAAAAGCTAAACTGTAAATCTAGTACAAGTTGTTTTTCGGAAGAATCACTACTAGAATTATTATAGTTGTAATATTGCATGTGCTTGGAAACTAGAACTTGTGATTTTATAGTACCAAATGTTTGGCTCTATCATGAAATTTTATAAGACAAACCCTCTACTTGCAtagaatctttcaaattcatgatTTTCTCTCCTTATCATCTTATGTCTTACAATTTTGAACCTTCCCCTTTGACAACCAAACATCTCATTAAATATCTCACCTCCAAAGTATTAAACCTATAGGAaaaggataaaatcataattttgaatctGAAAACCTTCAAGCATAGCTGAAGTGCCACTTGATGTCCTAATTGTAGATGTTAATGCTTTTTTGAGCTGCAGCTGAATTTGCTTTCCAGATAAACATTTTAGTAAGTAGATGCTATAAGACATGGCTCGCACCAGTTTCTTCCAATAATCTCCTTTGATGAGTAGCCTGTCATGCTGAAAAACCCAGCACTAGCATACATGATAGGGCAATCAGGCTTGGTTGCATCTGATACAACAAAAGTCTGCTTCAGTGTTGACAATGCATCCTTCAGTTCCTGAGAGACCCTAGGCAAGCTTGATTCCAGAGTATAACTTGACTCATTCGATGTCTTTGTTGATGCTGGAGTCCTTTCCATGGATGACTTGCTTCCTTCTCCCGATGACCTTAAGCCCACAAATAGGCTATTAAGATTTCCACTTAGTCCCCATTCTGCTGCCCTTTCAGCCACCAATTGATTGCTTCCAGTGGCCTTTGATTCTTCGATTATTTCATTTGAATCTGTTTTAGATTCTACAGTCGGAAAT
The DNA window shown above is from Elaeis guineensis isolate ETL-2024a chromosome 8, EG11, whole genome shotgun sequence and carries:
- the LOC105049508 gene encoding phototropin-2 isoform X5, yielding MMITSTSKNAHEGGQSSSSKPIEKWMAFPTVESKTDSNEIIEESKATGSNQLVAERAAEWGLSGNLNSLFVGLRSSGEGSKSSMERTPASTKTSNESSYTLESSLPRVSQELKDALSTLKQTFVVSDATKPDCPIMYASAGFFSMTGYSSKEIIGRNCRFLQGPDTDKMEVAKIREAVRTGKSYCGRLLNYKKDGTPFWNLLTVTPIKDDHGKVIKFIGMQVEVSKYTEGLNDKTLRPNALPVSLIHYDARQKEKALSSITEVVQTVKHPRSHSQAADEFAVKLDEHEKFYVDSPLQKSSDIKNLKSPGRLTSLQDAKSESPGMSIRKSGRSSLIGFKGRKRSSVEKRESLVEPEILMTKEVQRTESWDHVEREKDIRQGIDLATTLERIEKNFVITDPRLPDNPIIFASDSFLELTEYSREEILGRNCRFLQGPETDQGTVAKIRDAIREQREITVQLINYTKSGKKFWNLFHLQPMRDQKGELQYFIGVQLDGSGHVEPLRNRLSEMTEIESSKLVKATAENVDEAVRELPDANLRPEDLWAIHSQPVFAKPHKRNNSSWIAIEKITGKGEHIGLKHFKPIRPLGCGDTGSVHMVELQGTGELFAMKAMEKSVMLKRNKVHRACIEREIYSLLDHPFLPTLYTSFQTPTHVCLITDFCAGGELFALLDRQPMKIFKEEAARFYAAEVVVGLEYLHCLGIIYRDLKPENILLQKDGHVVLTDFDLSFLTSCKPQVIKHVSLSRRRKSRDHLPPTFVAEPSAQSNSFVGTEEYIAPEIITGAGHSSAIDWWALGILLYEMLYGRTPFRGKNRQRTFANILQKDLTFPSSIPCR
- the LOC105049508 gene encoding phototropin-2 isoform X4, which encodes MMITSTSKNAHEGGQSSSSKPIEKWMAFPTVESKTDSNEIIEESKATGSNQLVAERAAEWGLSGNLNSLFVGLRSSGEGSKSSMERTPASTKTSNESSYTLESSLPRVSQELKDALSTLKQTFVVSDATKPDCPIMYASAGFFSMTGYSSKEIIGRNCRFLQGPDTDKMEVAKIREAVRTGKSYCGRLLNYKKDGTPFWNLLTVTPIKDDHGKVIKFIGMQVEVSKYTEGLNDKTLRPNALPVSLIHYDARQKEKALSSITEVVQTVKHPRSHSQAADEFAVKLDEHEKFYVDSPLQKSSDIKNLKSPGRLTSLQDAKSESPGMSIRKSGRSSLIGFKGRKRSSVEKRESLVEPEILMTKEVQRTESWDHVEREKDIRQGIDLATTLERIEKNFVITDPRLPDNPIIFASDSFLELTEYSREEILGRNCRFLQGPETDQGTVAKIRDAIREQREITVQLINYTKSGKKFWNLFHLQPMRDQKGELQYFIGVQLDGSGHVEPLRNRLSEMTEIESSKLVKATAENVDEAVRELPDANLRPEDLWAIHSQPVFAKPHKRNNSSWIAIEKITGKGEHIGLKHFKPIRPLGCGDTGSVHMVELQGTGELFAMKAMEKSVMLKRNKVHRACIEREIYSLLDHPFLPTLYTSFQTPTHVCLITDFCAGGELFALLDRQPMKIFKEEAARFYAAEVVVGLEYLHCLGIIYRDLKPENILLQKDGHVVLTDFDLSFLTSCKPQVIKHVSLSRRRKSRDHLPPTFVAEPSAQSNSFVGTEEYIAPEIITGAGHSSAIDWWALGILLYEMLYGRTPFRGKNRQRTFANILQKDLTFPSSIPKNKVRIGKRNPGLKICIASLKIW